The Triticum urartu cultivar G1812 chromosome 5, Tu2.1, whole genome shotgun sequence genome contains the following window.
TCAGTACTAACACTAATCTATTTAAGATGTTGTTTAGGCTAGCTAACTTTACTGCTATAATATTACACTCACGGCAGTTCTAGTTTATGAAGTTTTATAGGGTATGGAAAATTGCTAATTTGGTATTACACGGTTGTTTTACATCACAAATAGACGTGGTTCAGTTTTTGTAGTGAGTTTGTCAGTAATAATTTCTACCTCGTTTTACTGCTTCAGTTGACATATCGTATCTATAAATACATCTCTAAACACTGTAATACAAATGTGGCATCAGCCATAAATAAAGCTTTATAAAAGAGAAGTGCTGTCAAAATCTCATGCAATTCTTGTCGTCTTTACATAACAATATATTTTCTATAGAATTGCAGCGAAATGATACACTTTTTTGCCCACCATCTGTTCTATGGACAAGTGATGGCCTTGAAAAGGACCTGCATATCCAGTCAAATTTGGTTACTGTTTTAGCGATGGATGGCAGGAGAAGATGGTTAGATATTAAAAAGCTGGTAGGTGAAATTGTCTTACTAGTGTTTGATCAGTGTAGCTTCTTCAAAGTTCTGCGTACTGTTTGGACACCATATTACAAATTTAGCAGGCGTCTAATTGAATAAACTTTGTCTGCTTAACTGTTCTCTTGTTGAAGGGTTCAAATGGAAGAGGACACTTTGTTTTTGTCACAAATCTTGCTCCATGTTCTGGAGTCAGGATTCACTTGTGGCCAGAAAAGCATCGTTCGTCCATCGAAAATGAAGTACCTGCTAGCAAAAGGATAGTTGAAGTTACCTCAAAGATGGTCCAAATCCCAGCAGGACCTGCACCAAAACAGGTAATATCTTTAACTGTTCACCTTTCATGTTCCTACATCCTGGCATTCTCCATGTTTCTGGTTCATGTATGCAGGTTTCTTGTTTGTACTGTTTACAATTACAATACAAATGGTCTCAATGACTTTTCTGTTCCCAACGTTGCTTTGTCTTTATACTATCAACTGCAGCATCTGAATCTTATTTTCTTATATTATGTTAGGCTACTACCTAACAAGCTAACCCTCACATTTTCAGTTCTATCAAGTTACTTCTATTGATTTAAGTATTTTTTTTACTGTGCTGTCTACATTGTGCAGCTCCTCCTTCccttttgtttttttattatGCTTGGTGCAGTGAAAATCATTGTTTTTGAgggtattttttttcttttctttctgaATGTTGCTTTTGTACAGTACACATTGTACAATGGACCAATTCTATTTCTTGTGCTCATTTGCCTTTATCTATTGCAAGTAACATACCATTTGTTCCCTTATTCACGTTGTCATCATTGTTGCTTGTCGAGCAGGTAGAACCCGGGAGCCAAACTGAGCAACCGCCTCCTTCTGCCTTCCTTTTGCTGAGTCCAGAAGATATGAATGGTTACAATTTCATGACTATATCGGTGGCATCGCGGCAGGTATTCCCTTGAACCATTCCTGTTTTCATCTAGAATGCTTTTGTGCAACTAATTCCACATATGTTCTTTCTGAGTTAACTTTCTGAATATAGTGtgctttcaatttcttccatcCTAACCTCTTCACAAGATAATTTGTTACTTGTGCTAATAAAAAAGTGTGTGGTTTAGGGTACATAAATGCAATGAATAAGCATAACTGATAACTACCATCATGTGATACTGAAAGTGTTCTATTCAAATATACAACTTCTGTAACTTGATGTAAGATGTTTTTGCAGTTTAAATTAAACTGCAAAAACGTCTTACGTTAagttacagagggagtacatttGTTCTCACAAACGTGTCTTGTGAGATCAGGCTCAATCAAGTCTTACCTAACTAAATCGGTACTGGAAATAGATGCTCCTTAGAGCTCTGAGATTTTTGTCCGTCAGATTCGTCCCTCCATCTTGGCCGTTCATTTTCGTTGGTTGCTGGAGCTCTGTGGCCTTTCTTTTTACCACAGTCTTCCCTGTCTGGCTCACTCGTATGGCCGGTGTTGTATGAGTCCATCTGCAGCCAGCATTTGTCTGCCTACTGCTAGGGAGTTGGATGGATTGGAGGAGAGAACCGTGGTCTTGTGATTTGGTCATATTCTTGAAGGCATTAGTGGAGTTTCATGTATCTACTCTTGGTTCCTGGTGTGACTGTACTGCCCTAGCATCCGTGACTCGCCGCCTGCATGACGCTAGAGCTCTTCTTGCAGTGGAGGGCAAGGCGAACCTGCCTTTCACCTCTGCTCTCCTTTGTCACAGCCTCTTCCCTGTCCCTTGGTTATTGGCAGCTTAGCGTGGCGGTGAAAACCCTTGACATAACTCCAGGTGAATAAGATCGCTTGCCTGACTTAACTTTCTGGCCCACTTGTCTGCTTGCTTTGTGTTCTCATTGCACCCTCTCCCACTGTATCATCCCCCTTCCctgtgcttctcttgtcccacttgCTTTGGCCGCCCAGAGCAGAGGAAAAGGACATGCATGCGGTGGCTGTACGTGGCCTAGATGGGTCGGCGATGCTAGTTTAGATAGAAGTCTTTGTAAAAATAATGTTTTCACAAACAATACATCAAGGTTTTTGAGTCGCCTAGCCAAGTCGAGTCGCCTAGCCAAGTCGAGTCGCCATGCCTCCGAGTAGTGGCTCGCTGCGATTAGTCTGCGACTCGTCGTGATTAATCGCCCCAAGTCGCCCCAGGTGttaagaggaggaggaggagggggaagaggaggaggaggaggggaagAGGTGCTGTTGCAGGCGGAGGAGGGGGAAGGCAGCTGCTTGGAGGATACTTCAGCTCGGAGAAGGCAGCAGCAGCTCGTAGGAGCGATGGAGGCGGCGATTCTGATGTGGGATGGGAGCACGCGTCTTGCTCCTCCTCTGTTTTGTGCTAGAGAGctggcccaataggcccattatgTACACCTAGCTTCTAAATAAAATCCAAACCGTCCATATGCTCTAATCTGGACCGTGCATCTGCTCTCCCATGTGCCTTTCTCTTTCGCCTCTTCCGTGCTTCTCCTCGTACAGGCGGCGCACTCTCCAGcttcgcctcctcctcccccgccTTGGACTCAGGCCTCCTCACCTTCCCAGTCTTCCCTCCCAGTAGCGGAGCTACATCAAAATGACTGGGCGGGCCAGCTTGAAGAAAGCCCAACGTTTTTTACCTGCATGGCCCATTTCTGCCTAAAGGCCCATTGGTTTGCAGCAAAACTGggcgggccacagcccagttttgcTTGCACTAAGCTCCGCCAGTGTTCCCTCCCTTGGCCTTGCTGAAGCAAGCCGCCTTGCTTTGAGGTCCTAGTCGCCCGACTAGTCGTCGACTAATCGTCGACTAGCCTTCCAGCCGTGCGACTCACTCCAACGACTTGGCGATTAGTCGGCGACTCAAAAACCTTGCAATACATGGGGATGCTGCTGCATTAACAATGAACAACTCATAGGCAAGCCCTATTGGTATTTTTTTGTCATAAACAGATAAGCTTGCAACTTTAATTTGAATGTTGGATATTTTCAACCCAGCCAAAGAGAAGAGAGAAGTGGATATTACACCCCTCAAGTTGAATAAAATTCAACATGCAGTTTCGATTTTTTACCAGGTgaatagtaaattcaaaaaaatactattttttttcaaaaaaaatccgaATGATTTTTGCATGGACAATTTTTCAGCGCGTGATGTCCATGCCaattttcagcttgtttggacATTTCAGTGGTTTCTCAACAAAAAAAAACTGCCCGAACAGTACACGAACTGTTAACTATTTCATAGATGTCacatttgtcttttttgctgagagcCACTCAGATGTCCGAACAAGCTGAGAATTGGAACGGACATCACGCAATCAAACATCGTCCATgcaaaaaaaatcagaattttttcttaagaatttactgttcacctgggaaaaaatcaaaataagaaaacattttttttgaattttttatttagaattttcttgaatttactgttcacccGGTGAAAAAACGGAATTATTTTTTCAATTTATATTTCTTTCGAATTTACTGTTCACCCAGTCAACAGGTCAAAACCGGTCAACGGGGAGGGGAGGGTTGAATTCGGCCTGGTTGTGAGAGTTGGGGGATGTAAACTAGACGGTATTGGAGTTGGGGGTTGCATATTAGACTACGGCTAGAGTTGAGGGGTGTAATATGCACTTCTCTCAAGAGAAAACCCAACCGGTTAGTCGGGTTCTTTTAATATAATATCTTACACTAACTTTTGTACAGCACACATGCGAGTAGAGAGGCGATTACTGTGTTTCCAAATTCATGTTGAATAAGgaaaaaatgtaaaaaaaaatTCTTCCAAGTTAACCAGAGAACCACAAACAACCTGAGCTTCAGTTATAATTAACAAAACAATCTGAGCTCAGTTGTCTACTGCACGTGAAAATAATGAGACCCATCTCTAGTTTATTATTTATGACCTGGAAGTCTAGAAAGAGTAAGGCACGTTGAATCCACCAGAAAGTATGTTTTGTAAAAATAAAATCATTGCCATGGTTTTGGTCCCTCTACtttccatgtgccagagccatgagttggttgcgagaccttatgggtttcacctctagcctaccccaacttgtttgggactaaaggctttgttgttgtgtCTACTTTCGATACCTAAGGCAACCAAATATTGTTTGTTTTCATGGAGATGAAACGTAAATGACACTTTGTGTGGCTGAATTTATTATGAATTTGGTACAGTTGGCTTCAATATAAATATGCAGTTTGATGCATTAATTAGTAATAAATATGGAGTTGTAGAATGCCTATTGCCTATTATGGACAATTCCTCCTAAGTAGGCAATATGTAGGTAGGTCAAGTCTTTTTTGTCCATCCTGTATAACAGAACCATCAACCTGATGTTCTTATGGATTGAAAATTAGAGGGTGTTATGGACTTGGTCGGGGCAATGTGTCCGGCTGGCACCCACAAGGCTAGCAATGTGAGGGATTAGACTTGGTCCATTAAATAACGATTAAAGATTATCTTGACTTGGTCCATTAAATAACGATTAAAGATTATCTTGTTACAAAGAGACTAGATCAGTTGGCCTGAGTAGTGATAATGCAGGGGTTGCTCAAAGTCAAAATTGGGTGGCAACAGGCATGGACAGTGGTGAAGCGAAGTAGCGGCAGGTGCTAAACACAGGTCTGGGGATGCTACTGCCTGGATTCAGAGCACCTTGACATAATTAGCGAGCTTGACGTACCTCACGAACACCGGCAAGTCTGGCACCTTGACATAATTAGCGAGCTTGATGTACCTCGTGAACACCGGCAAGTCTGGGAATTCTAGCTCATATAAATATGGTAAAATGTGTCAATAAAAACtaaggggctgtttggtttgtgAATAACTTTGCCAAAGGttgccacacctaaggttaggcaagtttgactaacttaggtgagtgtttggttcaagccacaccttaggcaagccacagtTGAGCCCCGcatggcatacacacaaaaagtgtggcaagattcccttaggcttgccaacttgtggctctcattttgatgaaTTAAGCTTAGGCAAGGTTGGCAAAAATGTatggcaaagtgtggcaatgtTTGAACTGGCCCTAAATCCATCAGTTTAGTTTGAACTGCCATCTCATACGCCTTTGGTACATTTTGTGGTTATAAAATATCAATAGATGCACATAATGAGCCTTTTATTTGCGCATTGAATTGATACACTGGTTGTTCTAATATATTTTGGTATCCAGACGATTTCAGGCAGACCTCCGCCAGCGGCTTCGATGGCAGTGGGGCAGTTCTTTAATCCAGTGGAAGGAACAAGTGCACTTTCTGTTGGCAGGATTGTCCACTCTAGCTATTCACCTGAAGTTAGTAATTAGTACTTAGCATAATATATATGATGTTGTCTAATTTATGATACAAAATGGGCTGAAACCTAGATGTCTTGATGCCAGGAAATATTTTTGAAGGAGGATCACCCAATGGCTTTAACCTTGTCGTTTTCGGTCAGCCTTGGTCTTCTACCAGTTTTGTTTTCACTGAAAACTACTGGATGTGGAATAAAAAATATTGGTGACCAAATTGAAGCTGATAAAAACAGTAAGCAACTGCATCTGTTTGACTTTCTCCTCCTAGTCTTTACATGTAAATGGGTGATAGTAATAACAACTAACAACAGCCATTATGCATTTTATTCCGATCATTATTATGATTTATACAAGACTTAAGAACTAATGATTGCCCGTGTGCTTTCTGTTCTGGCCATTATAATCTATGCAAGACATAACCTCTACACCTATCTGTAGATGATCAACTTACTGGCTGTTGCACCAGATTAAGTAATACTTATCTGATTGAGGAACTTTGGTTAAGCATTGTTACTACCTTGTAACTTCTCATATGTATGCATTGCAGACCTTTGTAAATTACGGTGCTTCCCACCTGTTGCACTGGCTTGGGATTCTGTATCAGGCATACACATTATTCCGAATATCTATTCTGAAACTGTAGTGGTTGATTCGTCACCTGCTACTTGGGATTCACACCAAGGGGCAGAGAAAACTACTGTGCTAGTCCTGGTAAGGTTACTTATCTACTATTTTTTTCGTCTGGAAGTAACCTCAGTAATGACACTGGAAAGTTACATGTTATGGAAATTGACACTCCAATATTTTTAGGTTTTGTAATGCACTAAACCCTTTTTACACTTGCTTATATATTTTATTGTATCTTCTAAAATATCATTGTACAAATCACTTAATACCTGTGTTATATCTTTCTTGTAGCCGCCGTGCACGGCCAGCAATCACCATCTTTCATAGGTTCTACGACCCTAGATTGACTGACCAGTCCTAATGATTCTGCATCAGTCTTAGAATTTTGATCCTCGATTGTACATTGATCCCACAATTTGTGATCCTACCATAGAGCCTCTGATTTGATTCAGGCTCACAGTTCTGACGAACTTGATGTGCACCCATAGCACCTTAGTGTTGTCGCCAACTGACTGCCATCTTTAGTCCCCATGCAGCCATTCTCTATTCTTGTGATGCTGCTCACCACACCCAGGGAGTTTTGCCAGTTACCAAGCCTGTATGTTGACGATGCTGCTAGCCCTAGTTCCTTCCCACTAGCCATGTACCACCTTTGACACATAATGAAGTCTCTCCAAAATTCAAGGTTTTATAATTTTTATTACCGTGATGTTCATTTCTAACATGAAAACGTTGGGGTGTCCATGCAGCCCTAAGTTGTCACTGAGCTATTTTAGTTGTTCTTATCCAATGTTAGACATAAACTGAATATGTTATATCTCAACTTTGAACTCATTATTTAGGTGGCTCCAAATTTTGTAGGCTGACCCGCATTGCTCATACAAAGTCAGTCTTCGCGCTTCGCTTGGTGCTGCAACTAGCAGATTCTTTTTGTTGTACTCATCCGAGGTAATCTTCATTTGCAGGACaacttttatgcatgattgcagCATAGTCCTTATTTCTGAGCTCGAGTCATGTTTTGAGGGTGGCATCATAATGTCTCTCTTCGCTAAACCGCATTGATTGTTAGAAGTTTAGGTTTAGTAACACACAAGACATGGTGCTGTGGAGTCTATAATCTGTTCACACCCCTTTTCTTAAGCACTCTTATCATGGTTAGCGGCCATCACCCTGGCATCTATGCGCACTGGGGACTACATGATGGCTGATTGAGGGAGGTAGGTAGTGGGGCTAACCTTAGCCCCCCTTGTTGCCGTTATTGTGTTGCCATCTCATGGCTGATTGAGGTAGGTTGACAGTGGGACTAACCTTAGCCCCACTTGTCGCTGTTATTGTGTCACCACTCACCATTGCTAGGCCTGCTGCTGGGCTGTTGATCGTTAGGGCTAGTGGGAGTTTGAGGCAGCACTGCCAGCACGAAGTAACATTGTGGAGAGACCACTGGTGGGCAGCTGGGTTCAGATGAATTGAGAGTCTTTTTTCCTGGTGTGCTATCCTCGCCTCACCTGGGTTCCTTCATAACTGTGACCCTCATCATGCTTGAGTCTTTGAACACACTGCAAATAACTGTCTATTACTTGTAATCTTCTTGAAGTAAAGACCTTCTGGTACTTTTCTTACTAAGGACATTAATCCTGACTGTTTTCTGAAGGTCAAGGAACCACATAATTATTCTACTGGCTAGATACTGTATGTTAAATTGTTAATGCAGGACACAACAGTGATGTATTTGTAATCAACACCACAAAGTAGCTGTTTGAACCACTTAAATCTATAGGCCTTGCTCAACCTTTTCCATGCATCCATTTGTACAAAATATCTCATGATACCATAACATTTAAAACAAACAAGCTAATCTTAATGGCTAATGGGTCACAATTTCGCCAACCTGTAGAAAGGGGATGCTTTAGCTTTACATACTTTAATGGTACAGAATAGGGAATGTATAATACTTATTAATAGGCCATTTGTATATGTATTTATCTTTGTGCGGCGAGGGCATGCATATTACACAAGGATTTTTAGAGGAGAACTTCGGGTTTTGTGTTTTTCTTGCTATACGATCATCCGATTCTTTTCACTGGTTTGCCTATGATGTGTTTCTCGTGGTACAACATTGATGATTATGTAGTCATTAGTCATCAAATTTACACCATTGATGGATTGCAGCATATTTGCATAGAACTGCTAGTTACTGTAGCCAAATAGCTACATAAGACTGTCCATGGTTACCTGTTAAACTATTATTATGTCTTTTGCAGATTCTTGGTTTCATGATTGCCATAATACTGTTTGGCCTGATGCGACAATCGTCAGCATGGGAACGTGACTCTTCTGTGCCATCTATTTTGTCAGCTATTGAGACTAATCTGAAGCCAAAGCCGTTGATGTTCCTTTGCTTCACGCCAATACTTCTTTTCCTTGCCTTCTTATTTTTCACTACACAGCAAAACCCTCGATTTGGAACCTTCTTGTTTGTTACTGTGGTCTGCTACATAGTTGCTAATGGTTTCACCATTTTGGTAACACTAAGTTCGAAATTGATTCTGTATGTGGCTGCCATTCTACATGTCTTCGCCAAAAGACGGTTAGTACATGCTAAATACATCTAAAGTTTTTTTTTCTGTTCTTGTCATGATGCAGGGAATGTTCAGGAGCTAGTAGGCTAAATCTTACTGTTAAGTTATTATTTGTATTTGAAAAACGTCCACTTTACTCTACTGCAGTATCATGATTGTTCAATTAACAGCCTGAACTTCAAATTGTCTAATTTAACCCCCTAATATTTAACATCAGATCATTTTACTCCCTGAGGACAGTTTTGCCACGTAGATCTGtacttcgtcctttctctctcccTGACTTGTCTCCCTCCCGTCGTTCTTTATTCTTTCCCCACTTTCTCCGAGGTATCTTCTCCCTTGTCCGATCGAGTTGGACCTGAGTTCTAATCTCCCCCATAACAACCAAATGATCCGGGGCTGGGTCGTCGCTGCCACGTGGAGCCCACAACCGCCATACGTGAGATTGGACTCGGCTTTCGTTGTTGTAGCACGTATCAAGCTCGCTCTCAGGTTTACATGCCACCACCACATGGGTGCGCATCGTTGAAGATATCTGTCGTGTTGTGTAGATAGGGCAGTGAGAGAGGAGATAGAGATGCATGTACTTTTCCTTGTCCCTCTACAGACTGACATTGTTCTGCTCCATGTCGTTGGAAAAGAATCGCTCATCTTAGCATTTCGTCCAGCATGTTGGGAGTGAAGCAGTTTTATCATTTGCATGTGCGTGGAGCTGATCGTGTTTGGGCAGTGAGTTGACAAAGCTAGGGGATCCCCGTCAGAGAGCTAGGCTGATCAGGGGTTCTCCATGGTAGTAAAATTGTTTAATTGTATGAGGGGATTGTAAGTTTAGGGGGCTCAGTAAGCCAATCTAAAGTTCAGGGGCTTAATGTACAAACATTATACTCTACGGAATAAACTTGACTTTTTTACTTATGTTTGGAGGATAATTGTTGCATAATGAGATAATAGAACCGACATTTGATACTCTTATTGTATGATGCAGTGGACTCCTGAATTAGTATATTACTTATGATATTGGTTTACTACCCCATGTAAGTATCAGTACTTGTGCTAAGAAAGTGAGATTTGATTTCAGAAATGAGAACTAGTGCACAGCAGTATCTAGAGTTTGTCAGAGCTGTGGTGTTGAATTGGGTGAGGGACTTCGGAGTAGCTGGACATTCTTTCTTTATGGTTATTACCTATATATTGTTTGTTTATTAGGAATAAACAATTAGCTTCTGTGATGCGATCGGTATATGCACTTCATATTCTGCATGCTGCGAAATTGGTCTCCACAAAGGAAAATCTGATTGTAAAATTAGTGAGCCTTGCAGTGTACTATTATGGAGTTTCTGAAACAAGTATGTGTGCAACAAACATTACAACATTTTTTGATTACTTATCTTGTAATAAAATAATGATCTACAGCTGGCAATCTTGGGAGGACGGTACTCATTCTCCATTTGTTCGCCAGTTCCTCGCTTTCTCGTTCT
Protein-coding sequences here:
- the LOC125509047 gene encoding uncharacterized protein LOC125509047 isoform X3, whose translation is MLVGHSMGGFVARAALVHPGLRKSAVETILTLSSPHQYPPVALQPSLGHFFSHVNEEWRNGYKKGVSHTSSPKLSNVVVVSISGGIHDYQIRSRLAALDGIVPSTHGFMVGSSSVKNVWLSMEHQSILWCNQLAVQVAHTLLSMIDPVDRQPFLSSQKRVFVFAKMLQSVVPQSLSWMNHVSGSQSSNFLASDTKEAGELQRNDTLFCPPSVLWTSDGLEKDLHIQSNLVTVLAMDGRRRWLDIKKLGSNGRGHFVFVTNLAPCSGVRIHLWPEKHRSSIENEVPASKRIVEVTSKMVQIPAGPAPKQVEPGSQTEQPPPSAFLLLSPEDMNGYNFMTISVASRQTISGRPPPAASMAVGQFFNPVEGTSALSVGRIVHSSYSPEEIFLKEDHPMALTLSFSVSLGLLPVLFSLKTTGCGIKNIGDQIEADKNNLCKLRCFPPVALAWDSVSGIHIIPNIYSETVVVDSSPATWDSHQGAEKTTVLVLADPHCSYKVSLRASLGAATSRFFLLYSSEILGFMIAIILFGLMRQSSAWERDSSVPSILSAIETNLKPKPLMFLCFTPILLFLAFLFFTTQQNPRFGTFLFVTVVCYIVANGFTILVTLSSKLILYVAAILHVFAKRRWQSWEDGTHSPFVRQFLAFSFSFQSLKIVQMIKNNTNIAVAFATITLVCFVHPAIGLGLLLLSHSFHAHSALCSFLGASFRNIAQKKDLYKSKMDNNPILQSKSKPDGLEQLLPMDDSPTSAKSFTDSQLEVFDCRHGIMILHLLATLMFVPSLIAWIQRIGVGQRFPWFVDSALCVGVILHGLLGSQPTASFISFKLPGRRGREVGMSFLYLIGGFYSFISSMALAPYRALYAMAIIGFICFASRILETRGKVRGDISSRKRHWHRH